In Halobacterium noricense, the genomic stretch CCGAGGACGCCGAACAGCCACTCGTTCACGTGGAAGAGGAACGGGCCGTGGACGATGGCACGGTAGGCCCACTCGCCGGTCGCGGCGTACTGGAGCACCCAGTAGCCGACGCGGGCCTCGTCCCAGTGGAAGATGCGGTCGCCGAGCGCGACGAACCGGAGGACGAGCGCGGCCAGCACCGCGAGGGCGACCGCGAGCGCCGGGGCGCGGCGGCGTCCGAAGGAGGGCATTTCGTTCGCCAAACGGAACGGGGTGCATACAAACTTGTGGGTTCGCGGGAACTGTCCGTAACGGTAGGCCTTTATCCGCGCCGGGAGACCCAACGAGTATGGTAGCGCTCGGGCTCGTCGTTGCGGAGTTCAACCGCAGCGTCACCGAACAGATGGAATCGGCGGCCGTGGAGACGGCCGACGACGCGGACGCCAACGTCGTCGAGTTGGTCCGCGTGCCGGGCGCGTACGACGCGCCGCTGGCCGCCGACCGGCTCGCGCGCCGCGACGACGTCGACGCCGTCGCGGTCGTCGGCGCTATCGTCACGGGCGACACCGACCACGACGACGTCATCGCACACGCGACCGCCCAGAAGCTCACCGACGTCAGTCTCGACCGCGACACGCCGGTCGCGTTCGGCGTCGCCGGGCCGGGGATGTCGGGCGCGGAAGCCCGCGAACGAGTACAGAAGGGAGCGGAAGCCGTAGACAGCGCGATTCACCTCGCGGAGGAACTCTAAGATGGACTTCACCGACAGGGTACGACGAGTAGAACCGAGCGCGACGCTCGCGGTCAGCAACCTCGCGAACGAACTCGAAGCCGAGGGCAAGGACGTCATCGACCTCTCGGTCGGCGAACCCGACTTCGACACGCCGCAGAACGTCAAGGACGCCGCCGAGGACGCCCTCGAAGCCGGCGAGACGGGCTACACGTCCTCGAACGGCATCCCGGAACTGCGGGAGGCCATCGCGGCGAAGCTCCGCGGCGACGGCATCGACTACGAGGCGGGCAACGTCATCGTGACGCCGGGCGCGAAGCAGGCGCTGTTCGAGACGTTCCAGACGCTCGTCGACGACGGCGACGAGGTCGCACTGCTGGACCCCGCGTGGGTGTCCTACGAGGCGATGGCGAAAATCGCGGGCGCGGAACTGACTCGCGTCGACCTCTCGCCGCACGACTTCCAATTGGAGCCGGCGCTGGACGAACTCGCCGACGCGGTGTCGGACGACACCGAACTGCTGGTCGTGAATTCCCCGAGCAACCCCACGGGCTCGGTGTACTCGCGTGAGGCCATGGAGAGCGTCCGCGACCTCGCCGTCGAGCACGACATCACGGTCATCTCGGACGAAATCTACCAGCACATCAACTACGGCCGCGAGCACGTGAGCCTCGCCGCCCTCGACGGGATGTTCGAGCGCACCGTCACCATCAACGGCTTCTCGAAGGCGTACGCGATGACGGGCTGGCGCCTGGGCTACCTCGCGGGGCCCGAGGAACTCGTCGACCAGGCGGGGAAGGTGCACTCGCACTCCGTCTCCTCGGCGACGAACTTCGTCCAGCACGGCGGCGTCGAAGCCATCGAGAACACCGACGAAGCCGTCGAGGAGATGGTCGAGGCGTTCGAGTCCCGGAAGGACCGCCTGCTGGAACTGTTCGCCGAGCACGGCACGGACGTCCCGGAGCCGGACGGCGCGTTCTACGTGATGGTCCCGGTGGACGAGGACGACCAGCAGTGGTGCCAGGATGCCCTGAAGGACGCCCACGTCGCGACCGTCCCCGGGAGCGCGTTCGGCACGCCGGGCTACGCGCGCATCTCGTACGCGGCGAGCACCGAACGGCTCGAAGAAGCGGTCGAGCGCCTCGCGGCAGAAGGCTACCTGTAACGCGACCCGCGGCTTTTTTTGAGGAGCTACGGCCAACTACCGCTGCCTTCGTAGGCGTCGACGACGCGCTGGACGGCGACGACGTACGCGGCCATGCGGAGGTTCGGGAGGTCGTTGGCCTCGTAGGCGTCAATCATCGCGTCGAAGGCGTCGGTGATGACGGACTCCAGTTCCTCGTTGACGCGCTGTTCAGTCCACTGGAAGCGCTGGCGGTTCTGCACCCACTCGAAGTACGAGACGGTGACGCCGCCCGCGTTCGCGAGGATGTCCGGGACGACGTGGACGCCGCGCTCCGTGAGCACGCCGTCGGCGTCCGGCGTGAGCGGGCCGTTCGCGGCCTCCACGACCACGTCGGCCTGGACGTCGTGGGCGAGGTCGCCGTCGATGGCGTTCTCCAGAGCCGCGGGCACGAGCAGGTCGACGTCGAGCGTGAGCAAGTCCTCGTTGCCGAACTCCTCGGTCGTGCCGTCGTAGCCCGCGACGCTGCCGGTATCGCGCTTGAACTCCTTGACGTGGCGGGTGTCGAACCCTTCGGGGTTGTAGATGGCGCCCGAGGAGTCCGAGACGGCGACGACGTGTGCGCCGAGGTCTTCGAGGAGTCGCGCGGCGATAGAGCCGGCGTTCCCGTACCCCTGAACGGCGACCGTGGCTTCCTCCATATCCTTGCCGAGGTAGTCGAAGACCTCGCGGGCGGCGAACATCGTCGAGCGGCCGGTCGCCTCGACGCGACCCTTGCTGCCGCCGTTTTCGAGGGCTTTCCCCGTGATGACGCCGGGCGCGGTCGTGTTCTCCAGCGTCTCGTAGGTGTCTTTGATCCAGTTCATCTCCCGCTGACCCGTGTTCACGTCGGGCGCGGGCACGTCCTTGTCCTCCCCGATGAACGGGCGAATCTCCTTGCCGAACGACCGCGTGATGCGTTCGAGCTCGCTCTCGGAGTACTCGCTGGGGTCCAGTTCGATGCCGCCCTTCCCCCCACCGTAGGGGATGTCGACGACGGCCGTCTTGTACGCCATCCACCCGGAGAGCGCCTTCACTTCGTCGCGGGTGACGCCCGGGTGATAGCGGATGCCGCCCTTGTACGGGCCGCGGTCGCCGTTGAACTGCGAGCGGTACGCGTCGAACGTCTCGATGGTGCCGTCGTCCATCTCCACGGACAGCGTGAGTTCGAGCACGCGCTCGGGCTGTTTGAGGCGTTCGAGGACGTCCTCGCGGACGTCGAGGTACTCGCTCGCGTCGTCGAGTTGTTCCTGCAGACTCTCGAAGGGATTCGTGTCCGTCATTACTCCGAGCGACTTCGTCGCTCAGCAAAAGCGTGGCGGAATTCGTGTGAGGATATGCACCGAACGTCACTAATTACCATTCTCGATTCCGGCCGCGAGCGCCCGTTCGAGGATGCGCTCGGCCTGCGCGACCAGCGGCGCGTCCACCATCTCGCCGTCCACGCGGTACACCCCGTGGCCCGCCTCGTCGGCCTCCTCCTTGGCGTCGAGGACCTGCTTCGCCCACGCTACGTCTTCCTCCGCGGGCGTGAACGCGTCGTTAATGGGGTCGACCTGCGAGGGATGAATCGCGAGCTTCCCGTCGTAGCCCAACTGCGCGGCGAATTCGGTCTCCTCGGCGAGCCCCTCCGTGTCCTCGATGTCCGTGTCGACGGTGTCGATGGCGTCCACGCCCGCTGCGCCCGCCGCGAGCACGACCTGCTCGCGCGCGTGGAGGACTTCGATTCCGTCGTCGGTCCGCGTCGCGCCGACGTCCGCTGCGAGGTCTTCGGCACCGAATACGAGCGCGTCCGTCGGCCCGGCGTCCGCGATTTCCTCGGCGTGCAGGACGCCGCGCGCGGACTCCACGAGCGCCAGCACGGGGACGTCGAACGCGCGCTCGTCGAGCAGCCGGCCGAGCGTCGTCACCTCGTCGGCGGACCGGGCTTTCGGGAGGACGACCGCGTCGAGCCGCGGGTTCTCCCCCGCGAGCACCGTCTCCACGTCGTCACGAGCGCCCGCTCCAATCGGGTTCACGCGCACGCAGACCTCGCAGTCCGGGTCGAACTCGGGGTCCGCGAGCACCGACTGGACGGCGGTCCGCGCCTCGGTCTTGCGCGCGGGCACGACCGCGTCTTCGAGGTCGAAGACGACGACGTCCGCGCCCGTCTCCGGCGCCTTCCGCAGGAACTCCGGCTGGTCGCCCGGCGAAAACAGGACGCTGCGTCGAGCCATGGCGGGGGGTTGCCCCGGCCGCTTGTATGTCTATCGGCGCGCGAGCAGTGCAGCCGCGGCGAGCGCGACGACCGCCGCGACGGTGCCGAATCCGGGCGACGTCGACGGCGTCGACTCCGCCGTCGTGGTCGGCACGTCAGTCGGCGTGCTAGTCTCGGTGTTCGGCGTCGCGGTCTCGGTCGTCTCGTCGTCCGTCAACAGGACGAACGGCGCGGTTCCCGTGCCGCCGCTGCTCTGGTGGTTCACGTCCAGCGGCACCTGGTAGATGCCTTCCGAGGGGTTCTGGACGTCCTCGTAGACGACCACGACTTCGTCGCCGTACTGGAGGTCGTAGTTCCCGCCGAGGCCGACGGTCAGCGTCTGGCCGTCGTTCGACGCGTCGACGCTGCTGAGGTCGTCGGAGACGTTCACGTCGATGGTGTCGTTGCCCGCGTCGCCGCCGCGGTCGATGCCGATTTTCACGACGTCGCCCTGTCCGACCTCGTCGACGTTCGTCCCCGTCCCGCTGTAGTCGACTGCGAGCCCGTTCCACGAGTCGCCCGCGGTCTCGTTGTCGACCGTGGCAATCACCGTGTGCGTCGCGTTCGCGTTCGGCTCCGCGGGTTCCGCGTCGACGGACGCCCAGGAGACGATGTCGGACGTACCGTTGTCTTCGTCGCTGCTGTCCGACGTCGCGGTGGTCGCGGTGGTGTCACTGCCGCCGGACGTACTCGTGGTCGTGTCGCTGCCGCCGGACGTATCGCCGTCGTTACTGTCTATCGCGGTCGTGTCGCTCCCACCGGAATCAGTCGTCGTCGCGGTCGGCGTGGCCGTGGCGGTCGCAGTCGCCGTCTGCGTGGCCGTCGTGTCCGACGAAATCGAGAGCGTCGCGGACGCTTCCGCGCTGCTGCTCTGCGGGTTGATTCGGATGCCCACCCCGTAGTCGCCTGCGTCCGGGTTCTGCGCGCCGTCGTAGGTGGCGACGATCTGGTCGCCCTCGTAGAGGTCGTAGACGCCGCCAAGTCCGATGTTGAGCGTCTGGCCGTTGTTCTCCGAACCGACGCTGCTGACGTCGTCGGAGACGTCGATGGACTCGCTGCTGTTGCCGCGCTCGATGCGAATTTCGACGAGGTCGTTCTGGCCGACGTTGCTCACGTCGGTCGCCTCGTAGTGGACCGCCAGTCCGTTCCAGGAGCTACCACCCTCGTCGCTGTCCACCGTGGCTGTCACCGTGTGCGTCGCGGTCGCGCCTGCGTCGTTCGGCGACGCTTCTATCGAGCCACTCGTTGCTGCTGTCGTCAACCCGGCGAACGCGGCAGCCGTGACAACGACAGCCACCAGTACCCCTGCACGGACGTAGTCCCCTGACATATTCTCAACGTCACCCGCTGACTGAAAAAGGCTGGTGGCCATATCCCGGAGTAAAAGCCTGTTGGCCGCGATTTCGGCGGTTTTAAGGATTGGGGCCGACCCCACTCACGCATGACGGGACGCTACTACGAGGAGTTCGACGTCGGTGAGACCATCGAGCACGAGAAGCGCCGCACCGTCTCGGAGGCGGACAACCAGCGGTTCTGCGACCTCACGATGAACCAGCAGCCGCTGCACCTCGACGCCGAGTTCGCCGCCGACACGCAGTTCGGCGAGCGTGTCGTCAACGGCCTCTACACGCTCAGTCTCGCCGTCGGCCTCACCATCCCGGACACCACCGACGGCACCATCGTCGCGAACCTCTCGTACGATGACGTCGAACACCCCGCGCCGGTGTTCCACGGCGACACCATCCGCGCGCAGTCGACCGTGACCGACAAGCGCGAGACCAGCGACGGCGAGCGCGGCGTCGTCACCTTCCACGTCGAAGCATTCGCCGTGAACCGCGACGACGAGTTGGTCTGCGAGTTCGACCGCACGGCGCTCTCGCTGAAGCGCAAACACGCCGAGGACTGAGCGACTGTTCGCGACTGCGACCTGCGGACGGGGAAACTGCCTTGGTCGGGGGGCGCGTGCGGTGTCGTATGTCTTCTTCCGAGAAGCCGACAGTCGAGGACGTGATGTCCACGCCGCTGGAGACCATTAGCGCCGACGCGACCGTGAAGGAGGCCGCACAGCGGATGCGCGCGAAAGACATCAGCGCGCTCGTCGTGACGACGACGCCGCGCGCGATAATCAGCAGCACGGACGTCCTCGACGCCGTCGCCGACGGGCAGGACGTCACCGAGTTGACGGTCGCGGACGTGATGACGACCGACGTCGAGACCGCCGCGCCCGACCTCTACATGGAGGAGGTCGCGGCGATGCTGACGACGTACGGCATCAAACACCTCCCGGTCGTCGACGACGACTACGTCGGCATGATCTCCTCGACGGACGTCACCGCACACCTGTCGTAGCCCCGCCCGAAACCGAACAATCGCTGCCTCAGAGAATTGTGCCGTGTTTCTTCGCGGGCCGGTCTTTCTCCACGTCCTCGTAGAACGCGAAGCGGTTCGCGAGCTCCGTCCGGAGTTCGGAGGGCGGGACGATTTCGTCGATGGCGGTCTCGCTGGCCATCCGGTGGACGTCGATGTCCTCGCGGTACTCTTCGCGGAGCTCCTGCTCGCGCTGCTCGCGCTCCTCGGGGTCGTCGATGTCGTTCAGCTTGTTCGCGTAGACGGCGTTGATTGCGGCTTCCGGCCCCATGATGCCGATTTCGCCCGAGGGGAGCGCGATGGTGGCTTCGGGGTCGTAGGCCGGCCCGCTCATGGCGTAGATGCCCGCACCGTAGGCCTTCCGCACGACGACGGACTGCTTGGGGACGGTGGCCTCGCTGGTGGCGTAAATCATCTTCTTGCCCTTCTCCAGGATGGCGTCCTTCTCGACCTGCGAGCCCGCCATGAAGCCGGGCGTGTCGCAGAGGTAGAGTAACGGAATGTTGTAGGCGTCGGACTTCCAGACGAATTCCGCGGCCTTCTCGGCGGCGTCCGGGAAGATAGCGCCCGCGCGCTCGGCGGGCTGGTTCGCGACGATGCCGACCGTGCGGCCGTCGATGCGCGCGTACCCCGTGAGAATCTCCTTGCCGTATTCGGGCTTGAGTTCGAAGAAGGAGTCGGCGTCCACCACGCGCTCGACGAGGTCGTGCATGTCGTACGCACGGTTCGGCGACTCGGGGATCAGGTCGTCGATGCCCGCGGTGGGTTTTGCGGGCGGCTTCGCGGGCTGGCTCGGCGGCTGCTCGTCGCTGTTGTCCGGGAGGTACTGAATCAGGTCCGAGACGAGTTCGCGGGCGTGTTCCTCGTCGCGGGCGACGAGGTCCGCGCTGCCGGACTGGCGGGCGTGCACCTCGGGGCCACCCAACTCCTGCATCTCGATTTCCTCGCCGGTCACCATCTTCACCATCCGGGGGCTGGCGATGGCCATCGCGGACATCCCTTCGACCATCACGGTGAAATCCGCGAACACGGGCGTGTACGCGGCTCCGGCGATGCACGGCCCGTACAGCACACAGACTTGGGGGACGCGACCGGAGAGCCGGGAGTGATTGAAGTAGTACTTCCCGATGCCCTCGCGGTTTGCGAAGAACCCGGACTGCTGGTCGATGCGGCCGCCCGAGGAGTCCATCAGGTACAGCACCGGCTGACCGGTCTTGAGCGCGCGCTGCTGCATCCGGAGGAACTTCTCGACGCCGCGCTCGGCCATCGATCCCGCCTTCACGGTGAAGTCGTTGGCCATGAAGTGGACGTCCCGGCCCTCGAAGTCCGCGGCCCCGGTGATGAGGCCGTCCGCGGGGAGGCGGGTGTCGGGGTCGGCCTCGTCGACGTCCGGGCTGTTCGGGTGCCAGGAGTCGAAGTTGGCGAACTTCCCGTCCTCGAAGAGGAGGTCGCCCGCGCCGTCCCCGTCCTCGTCGCCGAACCAGAGGTCGAGGCGGTCGCGCACGAACAGTTTGTCCTGCTCGCTCAGGCGCGCCTTGTACTTCTCGGGGCCGCCTTCGAGGATGTCCGCGATTTCCTCGCGGAGCCGTTCCTCCCGCTCGGTCGGCCCGAGTTTACGCTCCTCGGGTTTGTCGCTCGCGGCGGGCTCGGGTGCGGCGTGGGTGGCTGCGGGTTCGTCGGCCTCGCCGAGGTACACTTCGACCTCGTCGGCGACGTGTTCGGCGAGCGCGGCGGCGACCGCCTGCGCTTCCTCCTCGGTCGCGCCGGCACCGATTCGTACCTTCATGGTCTTTCGTGAGGCGTAGGGCGGCAAACCGTTTTCTCTTCGCCGGCCACAAAGATTACGTCCTCTCACAGAAAACAAATCGTCTATGGGTCCCGTCGAACTGCTACTGGCGCTGCTGTTCGCCGTGGTGTTCGCCGCGTTCGCGTACCTGCTCCCGCAGGTGTACGAGACACTCCACTCGTGACGGCGGCGCTCGCGCCGCGGTCGACGCCCGCCGCGTCGCGAGGCCACCCTGCACACCTATTGTCCCGGCCGCCGCGCTCGTACGCATGGGGGACGACGCGATGCGACGGTTCCCCGTCCCGGATGCCGACGAGTAACCCGGGACGGCGGCCAGACTGCTCACCTAGTCGGGTGCACTCACCACTATCTTCAAGTGCGTTACACCAAGACAGAGGGACGTGTCTCGGTGCTCAGTTCCGCGTGCCGCCGTGGTCGCCGTGGTCGCCGTGGTCGTCGCTCTCGTGGCGGCGAGCCCGGCGACGGCGCTCGCGGCCGGCACCGTCGACGCCACCACGGTCGACTCCGGCGTCCTCTCGGTCGACGTGACCGGCGCGGGCGCTGCGACCGAGCGTGGTGGCGTCTACTACGTGTGGGCCGACGAACCCGCGACCGTGCGGGTGACCGTCGGTGATTACCTCGACGACTCCGACACCTACTACGCCGACTACGACGTCCGACTGACCGAAACCCGGCAAGCCAGCTACAGCGAGCCGTTCGACACCTCGCTGGACGTGACGACGGTGACGCTCGGCGAACTGGCGACGACCGACGCCGACCTCACGCTCGAACCCCGCGAGCAGGAGCTCGAACCCGGCCGGCACACGCTGTACGCGACGATGTACAGTTCGCAGAGCGGCGACACCTCGCGCCGCGACGACCAGGCAATCACGGTCCACGTCGTCAACAAGGGCGGCGACCTCGACGCCGACGGGCTCTCGAATGCCAACGAGCTCTCCCTGGACACCGACTTCCGGGACGCCGACACGGACGGCGACGAACTCGAAGACGGCTACGAGGTTCACCAGTTCGACTCCAACCCGACCGCCCGCGACACCGACGGTGACGGCACCCGCGACGACGAGGAGGTCCGCGCGGGCACGGACTACGGGAACGCGGACACGGACGCCGACAGCCTCGACGACCGCTCCGAACTCGCGGGGAACACGTCCGCCATCGAGGCCGACGCGGACCTCGACGGGCTCCCGGACGCGCTCGAAGTCGACCTCGGCACCGACTCCGAGGACCGTGACACGGACGGCGACGGACTCACCGACCTGACCGAGTACCGCGACACGGGCACGGACTCGCTGGACGCGGACACGGACGGCGACGGCGTCGAAGACGCCATCGAACTGCGCCGGTACGGCTCCAATCCGACCGCGACCGACTCGGACGGCGACGGGATTCCGGACGGCGAGGAAGTGGTACGCAGCACGGACCCCACGACCCCGAACGACGACGCGGAGAACTCAGCGGTCGCGGGCAGTACTGGCGCGTTCGACTGGTCGATGCACTACCCGCTGGGACGGCTCCTGCACGCACTCACATGACGTCGCGAAAACTCCTCCTCGGCGCGCTCGTGGTGCTCGGGGTGGTCGCCACCGGCGTCGCCGCGAGCGCTGCCGCGCCAGCGACGGCCGCGGAGACGACGCCGACGTACGTCGAGCGTAACGTGACCGAGAACACGACGTGGATGGCCGAGGACGGCCCGTACTACGTCGGCGGCGATTTGACGGTCGCCGGGGACGCGACGCTCACTATCGAGCCCGGCACGCGGGTCAACGTCGGCGAGGAGGTCACGATCACCGTCGAGGGCAGTCTGGTCGCGGCCGGGACCGCGGCCGACCCGATTCAGTTCACGACCGCGGACGCGTCCTCGGACGCGGGCACGTGGCAGACCATCGAGTACGCCGGCGACCGCGACTCGACGCTCCGGTTGGCGCACGCCGTCGTCGAACACGGTACGACCGCGATTACGGCGACTTCCAGCGAGGGGTCGATTCGGCTCGCCAACTCGACGGTCCGCGAGCACGTCCGCAACGGGCTGGCCGTCACGACGCGCGACGGGTCGCCGTCGATTCGAATTGCGGACTCGCGGTTCACGGATGTGGGGCGCGCGGGCGTCGCGTTCGAGGTCTCCGAGACGGATCCGTACGTGGACGCGGTCCGGAACGTGCAAATCTCCGGTAGTACCTTCGCGAACACCGGCGCGAACGGCGTTCGTGTGCGCGCTCGACGGATTTCAGACGTCAGGCTGACCGACGTCACCGTCGCCGGCGTCTCGGACGCTGGCGTGGCGTTCGAGACTGAGTCGATGGACGCGCGCCCGCAGTCCACCAACGAGCACCGCGTCGCGGACGTGACGCTCCGACGCGTCGGAGTTGAGCGCGTGGGCGGGGACGGCGTCGCGTTCCGCGGCGGCGCGCTCGACGACGTCGACGTACTGAACAGCGAGGTCCGGGGCGCGTCCGGGAGCGGCTTCCACGTGGAGGGTGCGACCGACGCCGACCGCGTGCGCTTCGCGCGCAACACGGTCGTCGACTCCCGGAACGGCCTCCGGGTCGCGCTGCGGCGGACGACTGGCGGCATCCAGCACGTCACGCTCGCCGTCGAGAACAACGAGCTCGCACGTAACGACCGGTACGGCGTCGACGCCACCGCGGAGTACGTCTTCGTGGACGACTTCGACGTGCGGAACAACACGCTCGCCGAGAACGGCGACGGCGGCGCGACGTTCGCCACCCAGCAGGTCGACAACACGGTGTTCGCGGACAACGTCGTGCGCGCGAACGGCGGCCCGGGAATTGCTGTCTCCGCGGTCCGCGTGCGCGGCGTGACTGCCCTCCGGAACCGCCTCGTCGGGAACGCCGACGACGGATTCTCCGTTCGGGCGAGCGACCTGCTCGGCGGGATAAACGTGGGATTCAACGACGCGCTCGACAACGACGAGTTCGGCGTCGATATTGCGGGCCAGCGCGCGGGCACGACCACCGAAATCCACAACAACACCATCGTAGCGAACGGGAACGGCGTGCGCGTCGCCGGACCGACG encodes the following:
- the ribH gene encoding 6,7-dimethyl-8-ribityllumazine synthase gives rise to the protein MVALGLVVAEFNRSVTEQMESAAVETADDADANVVELVRVPGAYDAPLAADRLARRDDVDAVAVVGAIVTGDTDHDDVIAHATAQKLTDVSLDRDTPVAFGVAGPGMSGAEARERVQKGAEAVDSAIHLAEEL
- a CDS encoding pyridoxal phosphate-dependent aminotransferase → MDFTDRVRRVEPSATLAVSNLANELEAEGKDVIDLSVGEPDFDTPQNVKDAAEDALEAGETGYTSSNGIPELREAIAAKLRGDGIDYEAGNVIVTPGAKQALFETFQTLVDDGDEVALLDPAWVSYEAMAKIAGAELTRVDLSPHDFQLEPALDELADAVSDDTELLVVNSPSNPTGSVYSREAMESVRDLAVEHDITVISDEIYQHINYGREHVSLAALDGMFERTVTINGFSKAYAMTGWRLGYLAGPEELVDQAGKVHSHSVSSATNFVQHGGVEAIENTDEAVEEMVEAFESRKDRLLELFAEHGTDVPEPDGAFYVMVPVDEDDQQWCQDALKDAHVATVPGSAFGTPGYARISYAASTERLEEAVERLAAEGYL
- a CDS encoding Glu/Leu/Phe/Val family dehydrogenase, which encodes MTDTNPFESLQEQLDDASEYLDVREDVLERLKQPERVLELTLSVEMDDGTIETFDAYRSQFNGDRGPYKGGIRYHPGVTRDEVKALSGWMAYKTAVVDIPYGGGKGGIELDPSEYSESELERITRSFGKEIRPFIGEDKDVPAPDVNTGQREMNWIKDTYETLENTTAPGVITGKALENGGSKGRVEATGRSTMFAAREVFDYLGKDMEEATVAVQGYGNAGSIAARLLEDLGAHVVAVSDSSGAIYNPEGFDTRHVKEFKRDTGSVAGYDGTTEEFGNEDLLTLDVDLLVPAALENAIDGDLAHDVQADVVVEAANGPLTPDADGVLTERGVHVVPDILANAGGVTVSYFEWVQNRQRFQWTEQRVNEELESVITDAFDAMIDAYEANDLPNLRMAAYVVAVQRVVDAYEGSGSWP
- a CDS encoding HpcH/HpaI aldolase/citrate lyase family protein, with translation MARRSVLFSPGDQPEFLRKAPETGADVVVFDLEDAVVPARKTEARTAVQSVLADPEFDPDCEVCVRVNPIGAGARDDVETVLAGENPRLDAVVLPKARSADEVTTLGRLLDERAFDVPVLALVESARGVLHAEEIADAGPTDALVFGAEDLAADVGATRTDDGIEVLHAREQVVLAAGAAGVDAIDTVDTDIEDTEGLAEETEFAAQLGYDGKLAIHPSQVDPINDAFTPAEEDVAWAKQVLDAKEEADEAGHGVYRVDGEMVDAPLVAQAERILERALAAGIENGN
- a CDS encoding PGF-CTERM sorting domain-containing protein, giving the protein MSGDYVRAGVLVAVVVTAAAFAGLTTAATSGSIEASPNDAGATATHTVTATVDSDEGGSSWNGLAVHYEATDVSNVGQNDLVEIRIERGNSSESIDVSDDVSSVGSENNGQTLNIGLGGVYDLYEGDQIVATYDGAQNPDAGDYGVGIRINPQSSSAEASATLSISSDTTATQTATATATATPTATTTDSGGSDTTAIDSNDGDTSGGSDTTTSTSGGSDTTATTATSDSSDEDNGTSDIVSWASVDAEPAEPNANATHTVIATVDNETAGDSWNGLAVDYSGTGTNVDEVGQGDVVKIGIDRGGDAGNDTIDVNVSDDLSSVDASNDGQTLTVGLGGNYDLQYGDEVVVVYEDVQNPSEGIYQVPLDVNHQSSGGTGTAPFVLLTDDETTETATPNTETSTPTDVPTTTAESTPSTSPGFGTVAAVVALAAAALLARR
- a CDS encoding CBS domain-containing protein codes for the protein MSSSEKPTVEDVMSTPLETISADATVKEAAQRMRAKDISALVVTTTPRAIISSTDVLDAVADGQDVTELTVADVMTTDVETAAPDLYMEEVAAMLTTYGIKHLPVVDDDYVGMISSTDVTAHLS
- a CDS encoding acyl-CoA carboxylase subunit beta, which encodes MKVRIGAGATEEEAQAVAAALAEHVADEVEVYLGEADEPAATHAAPEPAASDKPEERKLGPTEREERLREEIADILEGGPEKYKARLSEQDKLFVRDRLDLWFGDEDGDGAGDLLFEDGKFANFDSWHPNSPDVDEADPDTRLPADGLITGAADFEGRDVHFMANDFTVKAGSMAERGVEKFLRMQQRALKTGQPVLYLMDSSGGRIDQQSGFFANREGIGKYYFNHSRLSGRVPQVCVLYGPCIAGAAYTPVFADFTVMVEGMSAMAIASPRMVKMVTGEEIEMQELGGPEVHARQSGSADLVARDEEHARELVSDLIQYLPDNSDEQPPSQPAKPPAKPTAGIDDLIPESPNRAYDMHDLVERVVDADSFFELKPEYGKEILTGYARIDGRTVGIVANQPAERAGAIFPDAAEKAAEFVWKSDAYNIPLLYLCDTPGFMAGSQVEKDAILEKGKKMIYATSEATVPKQSVVVRKAYGAGIYAMSGPAYDPEATIALPSGEIGIMGPEAAINAVYANKLNDIDDPEEREQREQELREEYREDIDVHRMASETAIDEIVPPSELRTELANRFAFYEDVEKDRPAKKHGTIL
- a CDS encoding calcium-binding protein; amino-acid sequence: MSRCSVPRAAVVAVVAVVVALVAASPATALAAGTVDATTVDSGVLSVDVTGAGAATERGGVYYVWADEPATVRVTVGDYLDDSDTYYADYDVRLTETRQASYSEPFDTSLDVTTVTLGELATTDADLTLEPREQELEPGRHTLYATMYSSQSGDTSRRDDQAITVHVVNKGGDLDADGLSNANELSLDTDFRDADTDGDELEDGYEVHQFDSNPTARDTDGDGTRDDEEVRAGTDYGNADTDADSLDDRSELAGNTSAIEADADLDGLPDALEVDLGTDSEDRDTDGDGLTDLTEYRDTGTDSLDADTDGDGVEDAIELRRYGSNPTATDSDGDGIPDGEEVVRSTDPTTPNDDAENSAVAGSTGAFDWSMHYPLGRLLHALT
- a CDS encoding right-handed parallel beta-helix repeat-containing protein gives rise to the protein MTSRKLLLGALVVLGVVATGVAASAAAPATAAETTPTYVERNVTENTTWMAEDGPYYVGGDLTVAGDATLTIEPGTRVNVGEEVTITVEGSLVAAGTAADPIQFTTADASSDAGTWQTIEYAGDRDSTLRLAHAVVEHGTTAITATSSEGSIRLANSTVREHVRNGLAVTTRDGSPSIRIADSRFTDVGRAGVAFEVSETDPYVDAVRNVQISGSTFANTGANGVRVRARRISDVRLTDVTVAGVSDAGVAFETESMDARPQSTNEHRVADVTLRRVGVERVGGDGVAFRGGALDDVDVLNSEVRGASGSGFHVEGATDADRVRFARNTVVDSRNGLRVALRRTTGGIQHVTLAVENNELARNDRYGVDATAEYVFVDDFDVRNNTLAENGDGGATFATQQVDNTVFADNVVRANGGPGIAVSAVRVRGVTALRNRLVGNADDGFSVRASDLLGGINVGFNDALDNDEFGVDIAGQRAGTTTEIHNNTIVANGNGVRVAGPTPARLANNSVVLNTADRERADGGRDAAAATGVVVENAPNVELVHNDVYGHIIGLRSSLDGETVVAEHNYWGAESGPYHETLNPGGAGDAVVTDGGKADPVPFASEPFGPRYERPTAVLAANETTVEPGESVEFSGHQSTDDGAIARYDFTVDGERRSGAAATHVTTFDEPGTYEVSLAVEDELGVRSLNDATVNVTVEPAAQTTQRTTAGPTATVTTAPRSSDGSNGSLLASLFSLWGGLGALFYVLALMLGAYGTWLSIDGRDPPVAGTTIHALAAVGVLTWAVAGFLGDGALLTFAVGGAVAWGGLIAVVLALATR